From candidate division WOR-3 bacterium, the proteins below share one genomic window:
- a CDS encoding PhoH family protein, whose translation MKVSIPISGCDPTTISGFQDDFLKDIHARYGIAVSMRDNYIYLKGNEKNVKAAQKMISDRLKNMTGGVEQTSEATNKHEGGQGNSIPTPKRLIKAKSPGQSVYMETIDNHDIVVSIGPAGTGKTYLAVAKAVSFLIEKKVERLVLTRPAVEAGESLGFLPGAIEEKVDPYLRPLYDALNDFLPYDRIRRYLDIKTIEIAPLAYMRGRTLNDSFIILDEAQNTTGMQMKMFLTRMGWRSKVVVTGDITQIDLPPNVFSGLIEIQHLLKNIDGIEFIYLNEKDVVRHHLVQKIIKAYDIKSST comes from the coding sequence GTGAAAGTATCAATACCAATTTCAGGATGTGATCCAACAACAATATCGGGATTCCAAGACGACTTTCTGAAAGATATACACGCGCGCTACGGTATTGCCGTGTCGATGCGTGACAATTACATCTATCTCAAAGGTAATGAGAAGAATGTTAAAGCAGCGCAGAAGATGATTAGTGATCGTCTGAAGAATATGACAGGAGGGGTGGAACAGACCTCTGAGGCTACCAATAAGCATGAGGGAGGGCAGGGGAATTCTATTCCCACGCCGAAAAGACTCATCAAGGCAAAATCGCCTGGTCAGTCTGTCTATATGGAGACCATTGATAATCATGATATTGTCGTAAGCATTGGACCGGCTGGTACTGGCAAGACATATCTTGCAGTAGCCAAAGCCGTATCATTTCTCATTGAAAAGAAAGTAGAACGTCTGGTGTTGACGCGGCCGGCAGTTGAGGCGGGTGAATCCCTGGGTTTCTTACCTGGAGCTATTGAAGAAAAAGTCGATCCTTACTTGCGCCCGTTGTATGATGCACTCAACGATTTTCTCCCGTACGACCGGATTAGAAGATATCTGGATATAAAGACCATAGAAATTGCGCCTCTCGCTTACATGAGGGGTCGAACTCTTAATGATTCGTTCATCATACTGGATGAGGCACAGAACACCACCGGTATGCAGATGAAGATGTTTCTGACACGGATGGGTTGGCGCTCCAAGGTCGTGGTAACGGGGGATATTACCCAGATTGACCTCCCGCCTAACGTTTTCTCTGGCTTGATCGAAATACAGCACTTGCTTAAGAACATTGATGGTATTGAATTCATATATCTGAACGAAAAAGATGTCGTCAGGCATCACCTTGTGCAAAAGATAATCAAGGCTTATGATATCAAAAGTTCAACCTAA
- a CDS encoding HDIG domain-containing protein produces the protein MISKVQPKLLLFIGTILLLNVIFPPPAVPQKYDITTGEIAPYDIIAPYDFYIPKTEQGLQEEREEIARRIPPVFELDNTVFSGISADITRLAVLIDSVRALNLNRDSMISLIQKQYALSSGAIRYLMRSPRTTLERLRKGLSELYANGIVNQKTSANRIIAIVSGSEETLESMDRLFTLEEAVSVVSLNQPSEYRSLASFFVTPNITFNSDRTDERIDEVFANIPKTKGKILRGEIVAEKHRRVDSETMEKILALESTYTSIGTWEIIKTILFRNVLYLALLFLIFKFDQTTKAKLLELKNLYFICLLSAAYLMIARFTYATDLIYLTPVAFFIFMFALYFNFQVAILFSAIFATIFGVVLNSVGIFTFLFVSGLVASFSSQTIDSRLAFYRPLIYLAVANVSAILFIDIYLSDGGINLIHLGSGILNSILVNLSFVLFLPLFERLFDFTTDLTLLELGNLNLPIFKEMAIEAPGTYHHSIVVGNLAEAGARFIGGDPILARVGAYYHDIGKLRKPEYFIENQIGIRNPHDTLKPQMSALVIISHVKDGIEAARKMKLPKKLIEVIEQHHGTTMIEMFYKMALAESKDTAQDSYRYPGPRPKTKETALVMLADSVEAAARGEHNITVAKIQKIVKENIDKKFNDGQLDDCPINRSDLEQIKTAFIPILTGVFHPRVDYEQANKRAAAGEGRKEK, from the coding sequence ATGATATCAAAAGTTCAACCTAAACTACTCTTATTCATAGGGACGATACTTCTGCTGAATGTTATCTTTCCGCCACCTGCCGTACCGCAGAAATATGATATAACCACTGGTGAGATTGCTCCTTATGACATTATCGCGCCGTATGATTTCTACATACCAAAGACTGAACAAGGGTTACAGGAAGAACGCGAAGAGATTGCGCGAAGAATACCGCCGGTCTTCGAACTGGATAATACGGTATTCAGTGGTATATCTGCGGATATTACTCGATTAGCTGTGTTGATAGATTCAGTGCGTGCATTGAACCTAAATAGAGATTCGATGATATCTCTCATTCAGAAGCAGTATGCGTTGAGCAGCGGTGCCATCAGATATTTGATGAGAAGTCCCAGAACCACTCTTGAGCGCCTGCGTAAGGGGCTTTCTGAACTATATGCCAATGGGATAGTGAATCAGAAGACTTCCGCCAACCGGATCATAGCGATAGTGAGCGGTAGCGAAGAGACCCTGGAATCCATGGATCGCCTTTTTACATTGGAAGAAGCAGTCAGTGTGGTCTCACTAAACCAACCATCCGAATACCGCAGTCTCGCATCGTTCTTTGTTACTCCTAATATTACGTTCAACTCAGATAGAACGGATGAACGAATTGACGAAGTATTCGCCAATATCCCCAAGACAAAAGGAAAAATACTGAGAGGCGAAATTGTAGCCGAGAAACACAGACGCGTTGACAGTGAAACCATGGAAAAAATTCTCGCCTTGGAGAGCACATACACATCAATAGGAACCTGGGAGATAATCAAGACTATCCTGTTCCGTAATGTACTTTATTTAGCGCTGCTCTTTCTGATTTTCAAATTCGACCAAACGACAAAGGCCAAACTGCTCGAGTTGAAGAATCTCTATTTTATCTGTCTGCTGTCTGCCGCCTATCTGATGATCGCCAGGTTCACATACGCCACCGATCTGATATATTTGACTCCTGTCGCATTCTTTATTTTTATGTTCGCTTTGTATTTCAATTTTCAGGTGGCGATATTGTTTTCTGCAATATTCGCTACGATATTCGGTGTTGTTCTCAATTCTGTGGGAATTTTCACATTCCTTTTTGTGAGTGGCCTTGTGGCCTCCTTTTCGAGCCAGACAATAGATTCGAGACTAGCATTCTATCGGCCTTTGATATATCTGGCAGTGGCCAATGTGAGTGCGATTCTTTTCATCGACATCTATCTGTCCGACGGTGGCATAAACTTGATACATCTTGGATCGGGTATTCTCAATAGTATCCTCGTAAATTTGAGTTTTGTGCTGTTTTTGCCTCTATTTGAGAGATTATTCGATTTCACGACGGATCTCACGCTACTTGAACTGGGAAATCTCAATTTACCCATCTTCAAGGAAATGGCGATTGAAGCGCCTGGGACATATCATCATTCAATCGTTGTCGGTAACCTCGCCGAGGCAGGAGCCCGGTTCATTGGTGGCGATCCTATTCTCGCCAGGGTTGGTGCTTATTATCATGACATCGGGAAATTGAGAAAACCGGAGTATTTCATTGAAAATCAGATTGGGATACGTAATCCCCATGATACGCTGAAACCGCAAATGAGTGCCCTGGTGATAATTTCTCATGTTAAGGACGGTATCGAGGCCGCGCGCAAGATGAAGCTGCCCAAGAAACTGATCGAAGTGATCGAACAGCATCATGGTACTACAATGATTGAAATGTTCTACAAGATGGCTCTCGCCGAGTCAAAGGATACTGCACAGGATTCCTATCGCTATCCAGGTCCTCGGCCAAAGACCAAGGAGACAGCATTGGTCATGCTCGCGGACAGTGTTGAAGCTGCAGCACGAGGCGAGCATAATATAACGGTTGCCAAGATTCAGAAGATCGTAAAGGAGAATATAGACAAGAAGTTCAACGATGGGCAGTTGGACGACTGCCCAATTAACCGTAGTGATCTTGAACAAATCAAGACCGCTTTCATACCGATCCTTACGGGCGTTTTTCATCCACGTGTCGATTATGAACAGGCTAACAAGCGGGCAGCCGCCGGTGAAGGAAGAAAAGAAAAATAA